The following are encoded together in the Tepidiforma bonchosmolovskayae genome:
- the fmt gene encoding methionyl-tRNA formyltransferase produces MSARLAFFGSPAFAVPSLRALASAGYELVLVVTQPDRPAGRGGRLTPPPVKVAAEELGLRVIQPTSVRGAAFREELAALGLDAAVVAAYGKILPQGVLDTARRGFVNVHASLLPRWRGASPVVAAILAGDTITGVSIMEMVLEMDAGPVISRAEEPILPTDTTGSLEARLAELGARELVRVLPDWLAGRVTAEPQDPSQVTTCGLIRKEDGHLRATMTAAEAERATRAYDPWPGAYIIYRGQPLKCWRGRVAAGPEAAPGAMAVVDGEPAVRFADGWLVLTEVQRPGGKRMSGRAFVAGERGRLAPDAVLA; encoded by the coding sequence ATGAGCGCACGGCTGGCGTTCTTCGGCTCGCCGGCCTTTGCGGTGCCTTCGCTGCGTGCGCTGGCCTCGGCGGGGTACGAGCTGGTCCTCGTGGTGACGCAGCCCGACCGGCCGGCGGGGCGCGGGGGGCGGCTGACACCGCCGCCTGTGAAGGTGGCTGCCGAGGAGCTTGGGCTCCGGGTCATCCAGCCGACGTCGGTCCGAGGTGCGGCGTTCCGGGAGGAGCTGGCGGCGCTCGGGCTGGATGCCGCGGTCGTGGCGGCCTACGGGAAGATTCTGCCGCAGGGGGTGCTCGACACCGCCCGCCGGGGATTTGTGAACGTGCACGCGTCGCTGCTGCCGCGGTGGCGGGGAGCATCACCGGTGGTGGCGGCCATTCTCGCAGGTGATACGATCACCGGTGTGAGCATCATGGAAATGGTCCTCGAGATGGACGCAGGGCCGGTCATTTCACGCGCGGAGGAGCCGATCCTCCCGACGGACACGACGGGTTCGCTCGAGGCGCGGCTGGCAGAGCTCGGCGCGCGCGAGCTCGTCCGTGTGCTGCCCGACTGGCTCGCCGGGCGGGTGACCGCGGAGCCACAGGACCCGTCGCAGGTGACGACCTGCGGCCTGATCCGGAAGGAGGATGGACACCTGCGGGCGACGATGACGGCGGCCGAGGCTGAGCGCGCGACGCGCGCCTACGACCCGTGGCCGGGGGCGTACATCATCTACCGGGGCCAGCCGCTGAAGTGCTGGCGGGGCAGGGTCGCCGCGGGGCCGGAGGCGGCGCCCGGGGCGATGGCGGTGGTCGACGGCGAGCCTGCGGTGCGGTTTGCCGACGGGTGGCTGGTGCTCACAGAGGTGCAGCGCCCGGGGGGAAAACGGATGAGCGGGCGCGCGTTCGTGGCCGGGGAGCGCGGCAGACTCGCGCCGGATGCGGTGCTGGCATGA
- a CDS encoding CaiB/BaiF CoA transferase family protein codes for MAGALEGVRVLDCTQIIAGPLAASLLSEMGADVVKVEPLEGEPWRLQAEIIPKESKNFLVQNRGKRGIALNFKDPRTGPIRDRLISWADVLITNYRPGVPEALGIDYDSARRINPAIIYAENTAFGKHGPDAMRRGYDIVAQAMSGLSTSNPNLQNGLPMPVAFAPADVVTGFALAWAITAALYHRQRTGEGQAISSSLLLSALALQAGSREIAAIDEPVRHEKLAHLAEARARGASMAEIIAERRRFAPELSGNIYYRPYKTKDSYIVVGCLGPGPRARFREALGITDPRYEPGFDTSRLTEVGAELVRICEEKFLQKTNEEWLAYLDAFDIACGPVRFVEELFDDPQVVANNYIQEYDHSLLGPMRGPAPVVQMSATPTRIKRASPALGEHTDDVLAEVGYSPAEIAAFRENGLIG; via the coding sequence ATGGCCGGAGCCCTCGAAGGCGTGCGCGTTCTCGATTGCACCCAGATCATCGCCGGGCCGCTCGCCGCCTCTCTCCTCTCGGAAATGGGCGCCGATGTCGTCAAGGTTGAGCCCCTCGAAGGCGAACCCTGGCGCCTCCAGGCCGAAATCATCCCGAAGGAGAGCAAGAACTTCCTCGTTCAAAATCGCGGCAAGCGCGGCATCGCCCTCAATTTCAAGGATCCCCGCACCGGCCCCATCCGCGACCGCCTCATTTCCTGGGCCGACGTCCTCATCACGAACTACCGGCCCGGCGTCCCCGAAGCGCTCGGCATCGACTACGATTCCGCACGCCGCATCAACCCGGCCATCATCTACGCCGAGAACACCGCCTTCGGCAAACACGGCCCCGACGCCATGCGCCGCGGCTACGACATCGTTGCCCAGGCCATGAGCGGCCTCAGCACCTCCAACCCCAACCTCCAGAACGGGCTCCCCATGCCGGTCGCCTTCGCACCCGCCGATGTCGTCACCGGCTTCGCCCTCGCCTGGGCAATCACCGCTGCCCTCTACCACCGCCAGCGCACCGGAGAGGGCCAGGCCATCAGCTCCAGTCTCCTCCTCTCAGCCCTCGCCCTCCAGGCCGGCTCCCGCGAAATCGCAGCCATCGATGAGCCGGTCCGCCACGAAAAGCTCGCCCACCTCGCCGAGGCGCGTGCCCGCGGGGCCTCCATGGCCGAGATCATCGCCGAACGCCGCCGCTTCGCGCCTGAGCTTTCCGGCAACATCTACTACCGGCCCTACAAGACGAAGGACTCCTACATCGTCGTGGGCTGCCTCGGCCCTGGTCCCCGCGCGCGCTTCCGCGAGGCGCTCGGCATCACCGACCCGCGCTACGAGCCCGGCTTCGACACCTCCCGCCTCACCGAAGTCGGCGCCGAGCTCGTCCGAATCTGCGAAGAGAAGTTCCTGCAAAAGACGAACGAAGAGTGGCTCGCCTACCTCGACGCGTTCGACATCGCCTGCGGGCCGGTGCGGTTCGTCGAAGAGCTGTTCGATGACCCCCAGGTTGTCGCCAACAACTACATCCAGGAGTACGACCATTCCCTGCTCGGCCCGATGCGCGGACCTGCACCCGTGGTCCAGATGAGCGCAACCCCCACCCGCATCAAGCGCGCCTCGCCGGCCCTCGGAGAACACACTGACGATGTCCTCGCAGAGGTCGGCTACTCGCCCGCCGAAATCGCCGCCTTCAGGGAAAACGGCCTCATCGGCTGA
- the ftsA gene encoding cell division protein FtsA produces MRRRSTVAAIDVGSTKVAVVVGDISETGETRILGVGVAPAAGLSRGVIDNIQSAREAIAIAVEKAEQACGMRILSAVVGISGGHISSQNNRGIVAIPDRTRPISADDRARVLEAAGQIAIPTNRQVIHIEPRAYWVEGTEPVSDPVGMYGSRLDAEVHIVTGAVSAIQNLTKCVEGAGVQVDEIILESLASAESVLTEQEKQQGVALVDIGGSTTSIAVFDEGAVAHTACLPIAGSHLTADLARVLRCPWESAETVKCTVGAAYADPSMAGETVEIQVFGTQATKHVPLDHVCAILQARTEEILEMVGVELKRVGYLDRIAAGLVLTGGSSQLRGLPEVAESRLDLPARLGRPHGYTGLSDLIGTPAFATSIGLVRYALAHRARPGELPGPAFDTRGRGLLDRILSIGRSLIPQ; encoded by the coding sequence ATGCGTCGACGCTCCACCGTAGCTGCCATCGATGTCGGCTCAACCAAGGTCGCCGTTGTCGTCGGCGACATCTCCGAAACCGGTGAAACCCGCATCCTCGGCGTCGGCGTCGCGCCGGCTGCCGGGCTCTCGCGCGGCGTCATCGACAACATCCAGAGCGCCCGCGAAGCCATCGCCATCGCCGTCGAAAAGGCCGAGCAGGCCTGCGGGATGCGCATCCTCTCCGCCGTCGTCGGCATCTCCGGCGGCCACATCTCCAGCCAGAACAACCGCGGCATCGTCGCCATCCCCGACCGTACCAGGCCCATCTCCGCCGACGACCGCGCCCGCGTCCTCGAGGCCGCCGGGCAAATCGCCATACCGACGAACCGCCAGGTCATCCACATCGAGCCGCGCGCCTACTGGGTCGAAGGCACCGAGCCCGTCAGCGACCCGGTCGGCATGTATGGCTCCCGCCTCGATGCCGAAGTGCACATCGTCACCGGCGCCGTCTCGGCCATCCAGAACCTCACCAAGTGCGTCGAAGGCGCCGGCGTCCAGGTCGACGAAATCATCCTTGAAAGCCTCGCCTCCGCCGAAAGCGTTCTCACCGAGCAGGAGAAGCAGCAGGGCGTCGCCCTGGTCGATATCGGCGGCAGCACGACTTCCATCGCCGTCTTCGACGAAGGCGCCGTCGCCCATACCGCCTGCCTCCCCATCGCCGGCTCCCACCTCACCGCCGACCTCGCCCGCGTGCTCCGCTGCCCGTGGGAAAGCGCCGAGACCGTGAAGTGCACCGTCGGCGCCGCCTACGCCGACCCCTCCATGGCCGGCGAAACCGTCGAGATCCAGGTCTTCGGCACCCAGGCCACCAAGCACGTCCCGCTTGACCACGTCTGCGCCATCCTCCAGGCCCGAACCGAGGAGATCCTCGAGATGGTCGGCGTCGAATTGAAGAGGGTCGGCTACCTCGACCGCATCGCCGCCGGCCTGGTCCTCACCGGCGGCAGCAGTCAGCTGCGCGGCCTCCCTGAGGTCGCCGAATCCCGGCTCGACCTCCCCGCCCGCCTCGGCCGTCCCCACGGCTACACCGGCCTCTCCGACCTTATCGGCACCCCCGCCTTCGCGACCTCCATCGGGCTCGTCCGCTACGCCCTCGCCCACCGCGCACGGCCCGGTGAACTTCCCGGCCCCGCCTTCGACACCCGGGGCCGCGGGCTGCTCGACCGCATCCTCAGCATCGGGAGGTCGCTCATTCCCCAGTAA
- the ftsZ gene encoding cell division protein FtsZ, which produces MSMRYDTDLLPDIKVIGVGGGGCNAVNRMVRAKIPGVQFIACNTDAQALASSEAPTRLRIGEKLTKGLGVGGDPTRGERAADESRDEIYDLLRGTEMVFVTAGMGGGTGTGAAPIVAEIAKDCGALTIGVVTKPFPWEGARRMKQAEEGIARLRDKVDTLIAIPNGRLIEICPPNATVEEAFETADDVLRQAIQSISNIISQNGSINLDFNDVRTIMSEAGPALLAVGKGSGENRAVEAARAATQSPILDQSIEGAHSVLFNVTHSGSLGLRELDAAARTIAEVVDPAANIIFGTVVDPRVGDEVHITVIATGFTPRVATIGDPVESSATRLREFNLPGVSSMEDAELPAFLRRNLRSLNLERDEFGRVARLK; this is translated from the coding sequence ATGAGCATGCGTTACGACACCGACCTGCTGCCCGACATCAAAGTCATCGGCGTTGGCGGAGGCGGCTGCAACGCCGTCAACCGGATGGTTCGCGCCAAGATCCCCGGCGTCCAGTTCATCGCCTGCAATACCGACGCCCAGGCGCTCGCCTCCTCCGAAGCGCCGACCCGCCTCCGCATCGGCGAAAAGCTCACCAAGGGCCTCGGCGTCGGCGGCGACCCCACCCGCGGCGAGCGCGCCGCCGACGAAAGCCGCGACGAAATCTACGACCTCCTCCGCGGCACCGAAATGGTCTTCGTCACCGCCGGCATGGGCGGCGGCACCGGCACCGGCGCCGCCCCGATCGTCGCCGAAATCGCCAAGGACTGCGGCGCGCTCACCATCGGCGTGGTCACCAAGCCCTTCCCCTGGGAGGGGGCCCGCCGCATGAAGCAGGCCGAAGAGGGCATCGCCCGGCTCCGCGACAAAGTCGATACCCTCATCGCCATCCCGAACGGCCGCCTCATCGAAATCTGCCCGCCGAACGCCACCGTCGAAGAAGCGTTCGAAACCGCTGACGACGTCCTCCGCCAGGCCATCCAGTCGATCTCGAACATCATCAGCCAGAACGGCTCCATCAACCTCGACTTCAACGACGTCCGCACCATCATGAGCGAGGCCGGCCCCGCCCTCCTCGCCGTCGGGAAGGGCTCCGGCGAAAACCGCGCCGTCGAGGCGGCCCGCGCTGCCACCCAGAGCCCCATCCTCGACCAGTCGATCGAAGGGGCGCACAGCGTCCTCTTCAATGTCACCCACAGCGGCAGCCTCGGCCTCCGCGAGCTCGACGCCGCCGCCCGCACCATCGCCGAAGTCGTCGACCCGGCCGCCAACATCATCTTCGGCACCGTCGTCGACCCCCGCGTCGGCGACGAGGTGCACATCACCGTCATCGCGACAGGCTTCACCCCGCGCGTCGCCACCATCGGCGACCCCGTCGAGTCCTCGGCAACCCGCCTCCGCGAATTCAACCTCCCCGGGGTCAGCAGCATGGAAGACGCCGAACTCCCCGCCTTCCTCCGCCGCAACCTCCGCTCGCTCAACCTCGAACGCGACGAATTCGGCCGCGTCGCCCGGCTCAAGTAG
- a CDS encoding peptide ABC transporter substrate-binding protein, whose protein sequence is MEANGQARPRLAFVVIGSIAAAMLAAGIALGLRVSGNDTVVLPGAVTYSEAVAGTWQRVNPLFAGANEVDADLSALVFSGLVRAAKDGKVIPDLAADLPEISDGGTTYTFRIRANARWHDGEPVTSRDVAFTVRLLQDPDFDDPAMAEGWNGVTVETPDDSTVVIRLRQPSAPFLSRSATVGILPEHLLGGKGAQALESDPFNARPVGSGPYRLESLDAQAATLAANTSYYLGRPGIDRIVLRFYPDEPQAIRAFAAGETDGVYLRGPRTRAELDDVREVGGKQVSVATRPVLAMLYLNNSNSLFRDERVRQALSLAVDRKQLLDEVFQGVGTATASPVVPGTWAYDPDADVIAPDLSRARVLLQEAGWTPHPTTGILVRQGQEFRFTIRTDNAPERVALANAVARQLEPLGIRASVASTTFSVLRRDFLQERKYEAAVVFWDQGPDPDLYFGWHSSQLGAAGLNLANFEDAVIDDLIARGRTSTDPEIRLDTYRQIQDVWQGIQPSLVLGATGAVVVHPGWLRNAEPGVLFTSASRFVDVHRWAR, encoded by the coding sequence ATGGAAGCGAACGGACAGGCGCGGCCGCGCCTCGCGTTCGTGGTCATCGGCAGCATCGCGGCGGCGATGCTTGCGGCGGGCATCGCGCTTGGTCTGCGGGTTTCGGGCAACGACACGGTCGTGCTGCCCGGCGCGGTCACCTACAGCGAGGCGGTGGCGGGCACCTGGCAGCGGGTCAACCCGCTGTTCGCAGGCGCGAACGAGGTGGACGCGGACCTCTCGGCGCTGGTGTTCTCCGGGCTGGTGCGGGCCGCGAAGGACGGGAAGGTGATCCCGGACCTGGCGGCGGACCTGCCGGAAATTTCGGACGGTGGCACAACGTATACCTTCCGCATCCGCGCGAACGCGCGCTGGCACGACGGCGAGCCGGTCACGAGCAGGGATGTGGCCTTTACGGTGCGGCTGCTGCAGGACCCGGACTTCGATGACCCGGCGATGGCCGAGGGGTGGAACGGGGTGACGGTGGAGACGCCGGACGACAGCACGGTGGTGATCCGGCTGCGCCAGCCCTCTGCGCCCTTCCTTTCGCGGAGCGCGACGGTGGGCATCCTGCCGGAGCACCTGCTGGGCGGCAAGGGGGCGCAGGCGCTCGAGAGCGACCCGTTCAATGCGCGCCCGGTGGGCAGCGGGCCGTACCGGCTGGAGTCGCTGGACGCGCAGGCAGCGACGCTGGCGGCGAACACGTCGTACTACCTCGGGCGCCCGGGCATCGACCGGATCGTGCTGCGGTTCTACCCGGACGAGCCGCAGGCGATCCGCGCGTTTGCAGCCGGCGAGACCGACGGCGTCTACCTGCGCGGCCCGCGGACGCGTGCAGAGCTGGACGACGTCCGCGAGGTGGGCGGCAAGCAGGTGAGCGTCGCGACGAGGCCGGTGCTGGCGATGCTGTACCTGAACAATTCGAACTCGCTGTTCCGCGACGAGCGGGTGCGGCAGGCGCTTTCGCTGGCGGTGGACCGGAAGCAGCTGCTGGACGAGGTCTTCCAGGGCGTGGGGACGGCGACGGCGTCACCAGTGGTGCCGGGGACGTGGGCGTACGATCCCGACGCCGACGTGATTGCCCCTGACCTGAGCCGGGCACGGGTCCTGCTCCAGGAGGCTGGCTGGACGCCGCACCCGACGACGGGGATCCTGGTGCGGCAGGGGCAGGAGTTCCGCTTCACGATCCGGACGGATAACGCGCCGGAGCGGGTCGCGCTGGCGAACGCGGTCGCGCGCCAGCTCGAGCCGTTGGGCATCCGGGCGTCGGTGGCGAGCACGACCTTCTCGGTGCTGCGGCGCGACTTCCTCCAGGAGCGGAAGTACGAGGCGGCGGTGGTGTTCTGGGACCAGGGGCCGGACCCGGACCTGTACTTCGGGTGGCACAGCTCGCAGCTGGGGGCCGCGGGGCTGAACCTGGCGAATTTCGAGGATGCGGTCATTGACGACCTGATCGCGCGGGGCCGAACGTCGACTGACCCGGAGATTCGGCTCGACACCTACCGGCAGATCCAGGACGTTTGGCAGGGGATCCAGCCGAGCCTGGTGCTGGGGGCGACGGGCGCCGTCGTCGTGCACCCGGGCTGGCTGCGCAACGCCGAGCCGGGTGTGCTGTTCACGAGCGCGAGCCGCTTCGTCGACGTGCACCGGTGGGCACGATGA
- the secG gene encoding preprotein translocase subunit SecG, producing the protein MLMNLLQIFVSALLILVVLLQVKGSGFGAALGGMSGGSVYRTKRGLERTLFQATILLVIVFIFVSFLSVEWQ; encoded by the coding sequence ATGCTGATGAACCTTCTCCAGATTTTCGTTTCTGCGCTGCTGATTCTTGTTGTGCTGCTCCAGGTGAAGGGCAGCGGGTTCGGCGCGGCGCTCGGGGGGATGTCGGGCGGGTCGGTCTACCGGACGAAGCGCGGGCTCGAGCGGACGCTCTTCCAGGCGACGATCCTGCTGGTCATCGTGTTCATTTTTGTGTCGTTCCTGAGCGTGGAGTGGCAGTAG
- the queA gene encoding tRNA preQ1(34) S-adenosylmethionine ribosyltransferase-isomerase QueA: MRTDDFAYDLPEELIAQEPAEPRDAARLMVLDRAAGTIAHRVVRDLPELLRPGDLLVVNDTRVMAARLFGRRADTGGAVEVLLVRPFTDTRWEVLMKPARRAAEGRRFVFDTHEGSLEAVCAGRSGETVVLEFERPFDPARVGEVPLPPYIRNFRGDPERYQTVYAREARSAAAPTAGLHFTPELLERLRERGIERTAVTLEVGPGTFKPVNVDDPRKFDLHAEHVTIPEEAAAAIRRARAEGRRVVAIGTTVVRTLEHVARECGEIRAYAGWTSLKILPGDEFLAVDVLMTNFHLPRSTLLMLVCAFAGYDFVMEAYRTAVRERYRFYSFGDAMLIL, from the coding sequence ATGCGAACCGACGACTTTGCCTACGACCTGCCGGAGGAGCTGATTGCGCAGGAGCCTGCGGAGCCGCGGGATGCTGCGCGGCTCATGGTGCTCGACCGGGCAGCCGGGACGATTGCCCACCGGGTGGTTCGCGACCTGCCGGAGCTGCTGCGCCCCGGCGACCTGCTGGTGGTGAACGACACGCGTGTGATGGCCGCGCGGCTGTTCGGGCGCAGGGCAGACACCGGCGGGGCGGTGGAGGTGCTGCTGGTGCGCCCGTTCACCGATACGCGGTGGGAGGTGCTGATGAAGCCGGCGCGCCGGGCTGCGGAGGGACGGCGGTTCGTCTTCGATACGCACGAGGGCTCACTGGAGGCGGTGTGCGCCGGGCGCTCGGGAGAGACGGTTGTGCTGGAGTTCGAGCGGCCGTTCGACCCGGCGCGGGTGGGCGAGGTGCCCCTGCCGCCGTATATCAGGAACTTCCGCGGCGACCCGGAACGGTACCAGACGGTGTATGCGCGGGAGGCGAGGAGCGCGGCGGCGCCGACGGCGGGGCTGCACTTCACGCCGGAGCTGCTGGAGCGGCTGCGCGAGCGGGGAATCGAACGGACGGCAGTGACGCTCGAGGTGGGGCCCGGGACGTTCAAGCCGGTGAACGTGGACGACCCGCGGAAGTTCGACCTCCACGCCGAGCATGTGACGATCCCGGAGGAGGCGGCTGCCGCAATCCGGCGGGCGCGCGCGGAAGGCCGGCGGGTGGTGGCAATCGGCACGACGGTTGTGCGGACGCTGGAGCACGTCGCGCGGGAGTGCGGGGAGATCCGGGCGTACGCGGGCTGGACCTCGCTGAAGATTCTGCCGGGCGACGAATTCCTGGCGGTCGACGTGCTGATGACGAATTTCCACCTGCCGCGGTCGACCCTGCTCATGCTCGTGTGCGCGTTTGCCGGGTACGACTTCGTGATGGAGGCGTATCGGACCGCGGTGCGGGAGCGGTACCGGTTCTACAGCTTCGGCGACGCGATGCTCATCCTGTAA
- a CDS encoding cell division protein FtsQ/DivIB, which translates to MIIRRNRGPQTGVVRRIVRRTRPAVGEARPRTIVRRSQFSIGEGVVAPRACPRWRPGRRLLVLAASFALLAGLVVGGIWVYRAPYFRVSTVEVVGTQRMSPGTVVSRAGILGESMLTADLAAVQRSIYELPLVAAVRVERDWPSTIRIVIEERRPWGTWEQAGVDYLIDREGVVLAVGERLEPGAPAIRSSEPGTRLVGDRVDYQAVDAAAEIYERLPRQLGTTVAEVAFIKGKGVQVTTADGQIALFGDSSSIAYKLAVWAALAAEARQRHIAYTIVDLRYGNRPVLQ; encoded by the coding sequence ATGATCATCCGACGCAACCGCGGCCCACAGACCGGCGTCGTCCGCCGCATCGTCCGCCGCACCCGGCCGGCTGTCGGCGAGGCGCGCCCGCGGACCATCGTCCGCAGGAGCCAGTTCTCCATCGGCGAAGGCGTCGTCGCGCCCCGCGCCTGCCCGCGCTGGCGCCCCGGCCGGCGGCTGCTTGTGCTCGCGGCCTCATTCGCCCTCCTGGCAGGGCTCGTCGTCGGGGGCATCTGGGTCTACCGGGCGCCCTACTTCCGCGTCTCAACCGTCGAAGTCGTCGGCACCCAGCGGATGTCCCCGGGCACGGTCGTCAGCCGCGCCGGCATCCTCGGCGAGAGCATGCTCACCGCGGACCTCGCCGCCGTCCAGCGATCTATCTACGAGCTGCCCCTCGTTGCCGCCGTCCGCGTTGAGCGCGACTGGCCTTCCACCATCCGCATCGTCATCGAGGAGCGCCGCCCCTGGGGCACCTGGGAGCAGGCCGGAGTCGACTACCTGATCGACCGCGAGGGCGTCGTCCTCGCCGTCGGCGAACGGCTCGAGCCCGGCGCCCCCGCCATCCGCAGCTCCGAGCCCGGCACCCGGCTCGTCGGTGACCGCGTCGACTACCAGGCCGTCGATGCCGCCGCCGAAATCTACGAGCGCCTCCCGCGCCAGCTCGGAACCACCGTCGCCGAAGTCGCCTTCATCAAGGGCAAGGGCGTCCAGGTCACCACCGCCGACGGGCAAATCGCCCTTTTCGGCGACTCCAGCTCCATCGCCTACAAGCTCGCCGTCTGGGCCGCGCTCGCCGCCGAAGCCCGCCAGCGGCACATCGCCTACACCATCGTCGACCTGCGCTACGGGAACCGCCCGGTGCTGCAGTAG